The following are from one region of the Vitis riparia cultivar Riparia Gloire de Montpellier isolate 1030 chromosome 14, EGFV_Vit.rip_1.0, whole genome shotgun sequence genome:
- the LOC117930078 gene encoding receptor-like protein kinase FERONIA, producing the protein MRNTSYKRLSPNVLSFIIPLYLLILHFFPIPITGDSPPLYNPTDIYTVDCGASGNLKAWDNRIWIGDTNSRFSLIEQNKASIISKAAKTSPSVDPVPFATARLSRFQFTYIFPVTTGQKFIRLHFYPSSVAGFDRSKAFFSVKTGGYTLLNNFSAALAADAHGDETVSKEFCVNVKQGDQMLNITFTPTASDPDAYAFINGIEIVSMPDYLYYTSPQDGGFKFIGQKNVFWIEIEYALEMVYRLNVGGRFVSPMEDTGMFRTWDEDDDYCVKLAFVPANSNIDLKFTQQPEYTAPPDVYRTARTMGNNKTENMGYNLTWVLSVDSGFNYLLRLHFCEFQPEITEQQDREFTIFIANQTAENHADVIRWSGGNGVPIYRDYAVMMPSQGSNKKQNLYIQLHPNPDWRTLYNDAILNGIELFKVSKFDNSLAGPNPDPPPNSVPPPPAQSTSPKDYDTQLVAIVSGMVACIVALSSLCLFIRRREGRRRDADTGASWWGPFSYTSAQSTRASY; encoded by the coding sequence ATGAGAAATACCAGCTACAAACGCCTTTCTCCAAACGTCCTTTCATTTATTATCCCTCTTTATCTCCTCATCCTCCACTTCTTTCCGATCCCTATCACCGGTGACTCCCCACCTCTCTACAATCCTACTGATATCTACACCGTTGACTGTGGTGCGTCCGGGAATTTAAAAGCATGGGATAACCGAATCTGGATCGGAGACACCAATTCCCGATTCTCCCTCATAGAACAAAACAAGGCGTCTATAATCTCAAAGGCAGCTAAGACATCCCCCTCAGTTGATCCCGTCCCCTTCGCCACCGCACGACTATCTCGCTTCCAATTCACTTACATATTTCCTGTCACAACCGGCCAGAAATTCATTCGCTTGCACTTCTATCCATCTTCCGTTGCGGGCTTTGATAGATCAAAGGCTTTTTTCTCAGTTAAGACCGGTGGCTACACACTTCTTAACAACTTCAGTGCTGCACTCGCTGCTGATGCCCATGGGGATGAAACCGTATCGAAAGAATTCTGTGTCAATGTCAAACAAGGAGATCAGATGCTGAACATAACATTCACTCCAACGGCCAGTGATCCAGATGCATACGCTTTTATTAACGGAATTGAAATTGTCTCCATGCCCGACTATCTCTACTATACCTCCCCACAAGATGGAGGGTTTAAGTTCATCGGccaaaaaaatgtattttggaTTGAAATCGAGTATGCTCTGGAAATGGTATACCGACTGAACGTGGGTGGGAGATTTGTTTCACCCATGGAAGACACAGGCATGTTCCGCACTtgggatgaggatgatgattaTTGCGTGAAACTAGCATTTGTACCGGCCAACAGCAATATTGATCTCAAGTTTACTCAACAACCGGAATACACGGCACCGCCTGATGTCTACCGCACCGCCCGGACGATGGGGAACAACAAGACTGAGAACATGGGATACAATCTTACTTGGGTGTTATCTGTGGACTCTGGTTTTAACTATCTGCTTAGACTACACTTTTGCGAGTTCCAACCCGAGATAACGGAGCAGCAAGACAGGGAGTTCACTATTTTTATAGCTAACCAGACGGCGGAGAATCATGCAGACGTGATCAGATGGAGCGGCGGAAACGGAGTTCCCATATACAGAGATTATGCGGTCATGATGCCAAGCCAGGGaagcaacaaaaaacaaaacctctACATACAACTGCATCCTAACCCGGACTGGAGAACCCTTTACAATGATGCAATTCTGAATGGAATCGAGCTCTTCAAAGTCAGCAAGTTTGATAACAGCCTGGCCGGACCAAATCCAGACCCGCCTCCTAATTCGGTTCCCCCACCGCCTGCACAGTCTACCTCGCCCAAGGATTATGACACACAGCTTGTAGCAATTGTCAGCGGCATGGTTGCCTGCATAGTTGCACTCTCTAGTCTATGTTTATTCATTCGCCGGCGAGAGGGAAGACGGCGAGACGCCGACACAGGAGCATCATGGTGGGGTCCATTTTCTTATACTAGTGCTCAGTCCACCAGGGCCAGCTATTGA
- the LOC117931081 gene encoding uncharacterized protein LOC117931081 has translation MVMSWLVNSMTPDIGENFLSFDTAKEIWDIAKETFSDKENTSEIIQIEGILHDLRQGNLTVTEYFNTLTRLWRQLDTFEVHNWNCVTDGLLYKKIVEGKRVFKFLLGLNKNLDEIRGRIMGVKPLPSLREAFSEVRREESRKNLMMGSHQQLNMAESSALKTQFAPFDNRQKIKGGRPWCDHCKKPGHSRETCWKIHGKPVDWKPRQPLEKEGRGNHVATDEQSPQPEASPFNKEQMEMLQKLLSPLLSVQSQTGSSSNQLIGSGTLAHKGFGFGEDDWQC, from the exons ATGGTCATGTCCTGGCTAGTCAACTCTATGACCCCTGacattggtgaaaattttctgtCATTTGATACTGCCAAAGAAATCTGGGACATTGCAAAAGAAACTTTCTCAGACAAGGAAAACACATCTGAAATCATCCAGATTGAAGGCATCCTCCACGATTTGCGTCAAGGAAACCTTACGGTAACTGAATATTTCAATACTCTTACTCGTCTATGGCGTCAACTTGATACGTTTGAGGTTCATAACTGGAATTGTGTTACAGATGGTTTGTTGTATAAAAAGATTGTCGAAGGGAAACgtgtgtttaaatttttgttaggtttgaaCAAAAATCTTGATGAAATCAGAGGAAGAATCATGGGAGTAAAACCTCTACCTAGCCTCAGAGAGGCATTCTCTGAAGTGCGTCGCGAAGAAAGTCggaaaaatctcatgatggGATCCCATCAACAACTGAATATGGCAGAAAGCTCGGCTCTTAAGACTCAATTCGCTCCTTTTGACAACcgtcaaaaaattaaaggaggtaGACCTTGGTGTGATCATTGCAAAAAGCCGGGACACTCAAGAGAAACTTGCTGGAAGATTCATGGAAAGCCAGTAGATTGGAAGCCACGTCAACCACTTGAGAAAGAAGGACGAGGCAATCATGTGGCTACCGATGAACAATCGCCACAACCTGAAGCTAGCCCTTTTAATAAGGAGCAAATGGAGATGCTTCAGAAACTACTGTCTCCTCTCTTGTCAGTACAGTCACAAACTGGCTCATCTTCCAACCAGCTCATTGGTTCCGGAACCTTGGCtcacaaag GATTTGGattcggggaagacgattggcaatgctga